In the Novosphingobium sp. 9 genome, one interval contains:
- a CDS encoding DUF4019 domain-containing protein, with protein MNRLARYVLPITALAMAGATLSGCNVKQSIASADSEVAQFHRQLDAGQWQAIWAGGGPKLHSGTSEAAFGKLLTAVHTKLGAVKSTKQVGWNVNAGTGGSTVTVTMQTSFAKGTGTEQFVFAKVDGAKSDSPEQGGKGGQDKLVLASYGIESQDMMLN; from the coding sequence ATGAACCGTCTGGCGCGCTATGTACTGCCGATTACGGCGCTCGCAATGGCTGGCGCAACACTGAGCGGCTGCAACGTCAAGCAGTCGATCGCCAGCGCCGACAGCGAAGTGGCGCAGTTCCATCGCCAGTTGGATGCCGGACAATGGCAGGCGATCTGGGCCGGAGGTGGCCCTAAACTGCATTCGGGCACCAGCGAGGCGGCTTTCGGCAAGCTGCTGACGGCGGTGCATACCAAGCTGGGCGCGGTGAAGAGCACGAAGCAGGTCGGCTGGAACGTCAATGCCGGAACCGGCGGCTCGACCGTGACGGTGACGATGCAGACCAGCTTCGCGAAGGGCACCGGAACCGAGCAGTTCGTGTTTGCCAAGGTCGATGGCGCCAAGAGCGATTCGCCCGAACAGGGTGGAAAGGGCGGTCAGGACAAGCTGGTGCTGGCCAGCTACGGCATCGAATCGCAGGACATGATGTTGAACTGA
- a CDS encoding outer membrane protein translates to MRIALVSLAAVAAVAAATPAFADEARIGATTGVIWDAHNSDATAGVEAGYDYDLGNTGAFIGVEGSATKVLASNNRVSWGAGGRIGFKVLPQSKLYAMSEWQSKNCKYCNSAVAVGAGWQQNFTNRYYGKVEYQHLLIGDNTPDADVGLVGVGVKF, encoded by the coding sequence ATGCGTATTGCACTCGTTTCGCTCGCTGCCGTGGCAGCTGTTGCCGCCGCCACCCCCGCTTTCGCTGACGAAGCCCGCATCGGCGCCACCACCGGCGTGATCTGGGACGCGCACAACAGCGACGCGACCGCAGGTGTCGAAGCCGGCTACGACTACGACCTCGGCAACACCGGCGCGTTCATCGGCGTCGAAGGCAGCGCGACCAAGGTTCTCGCCAGCAACAACCGCGTTTCGTGGGGCGCCGGCGGCCGTATCGGTTTCAAGGTTCTGCCGCAGAGCAAGCTCTACGCCATGAGCGAGTGGCAGTCGAAGAACTGCAAGTACTGCAACAGCGCGGTTGCCGTGGGCGCCGGCTGGCAGCAGAACTTCACCAACCGCTACTACGGCAAGGTTGAGTACCAGCACCTGCTGATCGGCGACAACACCCCCGACGCAGACGTCGGCCTGGTTGGCGTTGGCGTTAAGTTCTGA
- a CDS encoding SIMPL domain-containing protein produces MNLSTTARIKTFALASAGLLAAALPFAAQAQSATDGSTIAAGHTMLTINAEGSSTRTPDMASFSSGVTTQGKTASEALTANARKMSQVIAALKRAGVADRDVQTSNLNLSPVYSQPARNADGSYQANERTIVGYEATNTVSVRQRDLAAMGKVIDALVTAGANQIDGPNFQLSEPDAAQDEARLDAMKAAAARAKLYAGAAGLHVVRVISISESGGGSPVAPMMFVRKAAMDAAPSTPVAAGELETRVNVTVQYELAP; encoded by the coding sequence ATGAATCTATCGACCACAGCCCGCATCAAGACATTTGCGCTGGCGAGCGCCGGGCTGCTGGCGGCGGCCCTGCCCTTCGCCGCGCAGGCGCAAAGCGCGACCGATGGCTCCACCATCGCCGCCGGGCACACCATGCTGACCATCAATGCCGAAGGATCAAGCACGCGCACACCCGACATGGCGAGCTTCTCGTCCGGCGTGACCACGCAGGGCAAGACCGCTTCGGAAGCGCTCACCGCCAACGCCCGCAAGATGTCGCAGGTAATCGCGGCGCTCAAGCGGGCCGGTGTCGCCGACCGCGACGTGCAGACCAGCAATCTCAACCTCAGCCCGGTCTACTCGCAGCCTGCGCGCAATGCCGATGGCAGCTATCAGGCGAACGAGCGGACCATCGTGGGCTACGAGGCGACCAATACCGTCTCGGTGCGCCAGCGTGACCTTGCCGCGATGGGCAAGGTGATCGACGCGCTGGTCACGGCGGGCGCGAACCAGATCGACGGCCCGAATTTCCAGCTGTCCGAGCCCGACGCGGCGCAGGACGAGGCGCGTCTCGACGCGATGAAGGCGGCGGCAGCGCGCGCCAAGCTCTATGCCGGTGCAGCAGGGCTGCATGTCGTGCGGGTCATCTCGATCTCGGAAAGCGGTGGCGGCAGCCCGGTGGCGCCGATGATGTTCGTGCGCAAGGCGGCGATGGATGCGGCGCCTTCCACGCCGGTAGCGGCAGGCGAGCTGGAAACGCGCGTCAACGTGACCGTGCAGTACGAACTGGCCCCGTGA
- a CDS encoding phosphoribosylanthranilate isomerase translates to MPTAAIKICGIREGAALDAAIRARADHAGFVFFPKSPRHVTPAEAAALSARAEGRIGRVGLFVDASDEAIAEALAAARLDALQLHGSETPERAGQLRARFGVPVWKALSVAGSEDVARAAAYAGAVDLVLFDAKTPKGTLPGGMGLSFDWSLVAHWKGPVAWGLAGGLAPENVAEAIRLTGTPLVDTSSGVESAPGVKDEGKIAAFCHAVRSAG, encoded by the coding sequence ATGCCTACTGCCGCGATCAAGATCTGTGGAATTCGCGAGGGCGCCGCGCTCGATGCCGCGATTCGCGCAAGGGCGGACCATGCAGGCTTCGTGTTCTTCCCGAAAAGCCCGCGCCACGTGACGCCTGCCGAGGCTGCCGCTCTCTCTGCCCGCGCCGAGGGACGGATCGGTCGCGTCGGCCTGTTCGTCGATGCCAGCGACGAGGCGATTGCCGAAGCGCTCGCCGCTGCGCGGCTGGATGCCCTGCAACTCCATGGCAGCGAAACGCCCGAGCGTGCGGGCCAGCTTCGCGCCCGCTTCGGCGTGCCGGTGTGGAAGGCACTGAGCGTTGCGGGCTCCGAAGACGTCGCGCGTGCCGCCGCTTATGCCGGTGCGGTCGATCTGGTGCTGTTCGATGCCAAGACGCCCAAGGGCACGCTGCCGGGCGGCATGGGCCTCAGCTTCGACTGGAGCCTCGTCGCCCACTGGAAGGGCCCGGTCGCCTGGGGGCTCGCCGGTGGCCTTGCGCCGGAAAACGTCGCCGAGGCGATCCGGCTGACCGGCACGCCGCTGGTGGATACCTCCTCCGGCGTCGAAAGCGCACCGGGCGTGAAAGACGAAGGCAAGATCGCGGCCTTCTGCCACGCAGTACGCAGCGCGGGGTGA
- a CDS encoding LapA family protein encodes MQIIRTIAWIVLTIILVAFVAMNWTKVVINLWPLGNGYVNVVSRMGYFIILFVAVGFVPMWLYYRGMKWKLTRRIASLENTVRALTPSEPVAAAPVATAQVAAEPAPLTTPAEPIAPGFETRPDTQP; translated from the coding sequence ATGCAGATCATCCGCACCATCGCCTGGATCGTGCTGACCATCATTCTGGTGGCCTTCGTCGCCATGAACTGGACCAAGGTGGTCATCAATCTCTGGCCACTGGGGAACGGCTACGTCAACGTCGTCTCGCGGATGGGCTATTTCATCATCCTGTTCGTCGCCGTGGGGTTCGTGCCCATGTGGCTGTACTATCGCGGGATGAAGTGGAAGCTCACCCGCCGTATCGCCAGCCTCGAAAACACCGTGCGCGCGCTGACGCCCTCCGAACCCGTCGCCGCTGCGCCGGTCGCTACGGCACAGGTCGCCGCCGAGCCCGCGCCCCTCACCACCCCTGCCGAGCCGATTGCGCCCGGCTTCGAAACCCGACCGGACACCCAGCCATGA
- a CDS encoding Lrp/AsnC family transcriptional regulator: MAKPVTPVDLDILDRKIVAALREDGRMSVTELARQVGMSKTPCQVRLKRLLDSGVIQGFRAVVDPARLGIAQIAFVEVKLSDTREAALGEFNKAVRRIPEVEECHMLASAFDYLLKVRTASIHRYREVLGEKISTLPHVASTSTLVAMETVKDLVR; encoded by the coding sequence ATGGCAAAACCCGTCACTCCGGTCGATCTGGATATCCTCGACCGCAAGATCGTCGCGGCACTGCGCGAAGATGGCCGCATGAGCGTGACCGAACTCGCGCGTCAGGTCGGCATGTCGAAAACGCCCTGTCAGGTCCGTTTGAAGCGCCTGCTCGATTCCGGCGTGATCCAGGGCTTTCGCGCGGTGGTGGACCCTGCCCGCCTCGGCATCGCGCAGATCGCCTTCGTCGAGGTCAAGCTGTCCGACACCCGCGAGGCCGCGCTGGGAGAATTCAACAAGGCGGTGCGCCGCATTCCCGAAGTGGAGGAATGCCATATGCTCGCCAGCGCCTTCGACTATCTGCTGAAAGTGCGCACCGCCAGCATCCACCGCTACCGTGAAGTGCTGGGCGAGAAGATCTCCACCCTCCCCCACGTCGCCAGCACCTCGACACTGGTGGCAATGGAAACGGTGAAGGATCTGGTGCGGTAG
- the pyrF gene encoding orotidine-5'-phosphate decarboxylase, which yields MSNNPVYLALDLPRLDAAEALARKVAGHVGGIKLGMEFFYAHGHHGVHEIHKLGLPIFLDLKLHDIPNTVASAMQSIHVLEPAIVTVHAAGGRAMMEDAKAAAGDNCKVVAVTVLTSLDANDLTATGISCAATDQALRLAELAHSAGLDGIVCSGHEVGAVHRQWKDGYHVVPGLRPALPGTNASHGDQKRTMTPREARDAGASVLVIGRPISRAEDPLAAARAIEATL from the coding sequence ATGAGCAACAACCCCGTCTATCTCGCCCTCGACCTGCCGCGCCTCGATGCGGCCGAGGCGCTGGCGCGCAAGGTTGCCGGCCATGTCGGCGGGATCAAGCTGGGCATGGAGTTCTTCTATGCCCACGGCCATCACGGCGTACACGAGATCCACAAGCTGGGCCTGCCGATCTTCCTCGATCTCAAGCTGCACGACATCCCCAACACCGTCGCCTCGGCCATGCAGTCGATCCACGTGCTGGAGCCTGCAATCGTCACCGTCCATGCCGCAGGCGGACGCGCGATGATGGAGGATGCCAAGGCCGCGGCGGGAGACAACTGCAAGGTCGTGGCCGTCACCGTGCTGACCAGCCTCGATGCCAACGACCTGACCGCCACCGGTATCTCGTGTGCCGCCACCGATCAGGCGCTGCGCCTTGCCGAACTGGCGCACTCGGCGGGCCTCGACGGCATCGTCTGCTCGGGTCATGAGGTCGGCGCGGTACATCGCCAGTGGAAGGACGGCTATCACGTCGTCCCCGGCCTGCGCCCGGCCCTTCCCGGCACCAACGCCAGCCATGGCGACCAGAAGCGCACGATGACCCCGCGCGAGGCCCGCGATGCCGGTGCCAGCGTGCTGGTCATCGGTCGCCCGATCAGCCGCGCCGAAGACCCCCTCGCCGCCGCCCGCGCGATCGAGGCGACGCTTTAG
- a CDS encoding endonuclease domain-containing protein, with amino-acid sequence MRDASLTRYARAMRHEMTEPEIRMWLQLRAERFEGVKFRRQKVIGPFIADFSANEPRLVIEIDGHTHDIDDPRDKERTQYLVERGYHVIRFTNLDVMTNMDGVLIKLSQALETAREAPLPTLSPEGERAK; translated from the coding sequence ATGCGCGACGCCAGTCTGACCCGATACGCCAGGGCCATGCGTCACGAAATGACCGAACCCGAAATCCGCATGTGGCTCCAGCTGCGCGCGGAACGTTTTGAAGGGGTGAAATTCCGGCGGCAGAAAGTGATCGGCCCGTTCATCGCCGACTTTTCCGCCAATGAGCCTCGACTTGTCATCGAGATCGACGGTCATACGCATGACATCGACGATCCGCGAGACAAAGAGCGGACCCAATATCTTGTGGAGCGCGGCTATCACGTCATCCGCTTCACCAATCTGGATGTGATGACGAACATGGATGGTGTCTTGATCAAACTGTCGCAAGCGCTCGAAACGGCGCGCGAGGCCCCTCTCCCAACCCTCTCCCCTGAAGGGGAGAGGGCAAAGTGA
- the purB gene encoding adenylosuccinate lyase, translated as MVPRYSRPAMTAIWEPEARYRIWFEIEAHAAVKMGEMGTVPASAGKALWDWWATNPTIDVAAIDAIEAVTKHDVIAFLDWVAQQVGPEARFMHQGMTSSDVLDTTLNVQLVKAADILRVDLDALLAAIKRRAEEHKYTPTIGRSHGIHAEPVTFGLKLAEAYAEFSRCKKRLIAAREEVATCAISGAVGTFANTDPAVELYVAEKLGLEIEPVSTQVIPRDRHAMFFAVLGVIASSIERLAIEVRHLQRTEVLEAEEYFSPGQKGSSAMPHKRNPVLTENLTGLARVVRSSVTPAMENVALWHERDISHSSVERFIGPDATITLDFALARLTGVIDKLLIYPERMQKNLDRMGGLVHSQRVLLALTQAGLSRDQSYRLVQRNAMKVWESDGQLSLLELLKADEEVTAALSAQEIEDKFNLDYHFKHVDTIFARVFAD; from the coding sequence ATGGTCCCACGCTATTCCCGCCCCGCGATGACCGCGATCTGGGAGCCCGAAGCCCGCTACCGCATCTGGTTCGAGATCGAGGCCCACGCCGCCGTCAAGATGGGCGAGATGGGCACCGTGCCTGCCTCTGCCGGCAAGGCCCTGTGGGACTGGTGGGCGACCAACCCGACCATCGACGTCGCCGCGATCGACGCGATCGAGGCCGTCACCAAGCATGACGTCATCGCGTTCCTCGACTGGGTAGCGCAGCAGGTCGGCCCCGAGGCGCGCTTCATGCATCAGGGCATGACCAGCTCGGACGTGCTCGACACCACGCTGAACGTGCAGCTGGTCAAGGCCGCCGACATCCTGCGGGTCGACCTCGACGCCCTGCTCGCCGCGATCAAGCGCCGCGCCGAGGAGCACAAGTACACCCCCACCATCGGTCGCAGCCACGGCATCCACGCCGAGCCGGTGACCTTCGGCCTCAAGCTCGCCGAAGCCTATGCCGAGTTCAGCCGCTGCAAGAAGCGCCTCATCGCCGCGCGCGAGGAAGTCGCCACCTGTGCGATCTCGGGCGCCGTGGGCACCTTCGCCAACACCGATCCGGCGGTCGAACTCTACGTCGCCGAAAAGCTCGGCCTCGAAATCGAGCCGGTTTCCACGCAGGTCATCCCGCGTGACCGCCACGCGATGTTCTTCGCCGTGCTGGGCGTCATCGCCAGCTCGATCGAGCGCCTCGCCATCGAGGTTCGCCACCTCCAGCGCACCGAAGTTCTGGAAGCCGAAGAATATTTCTCGCCCGGCCAGAAAGGCTCGTCGGCCATGCCGCACAAGCGCAACCCGGTGCTGACCGAAAACCTCACCGGCCTTGCCCGCGTGGTCCGCTCCTCCGTCACCCCGGCGATGGAGAACGTGGCGCTGTGGCATGAGCGCGATATCTCGCACTCCTCGGTCGAGCGCTTCATCGGTCCCGACGCGACGATCACCCTCGACTTCGCGCTGGCGCGCCTGACCGGCGTGATCGACAAGTTGCTGATCTACCCCGAGCGCATGCAGAAGAACCTCGACCGCATGGGTGGCCTCGTCCACTCGCAGCGCGTGCTGCTGGCGCTGACGCAGGCAGGCCTGTCGCGCGACCAGTCGTACCGTCTGGTCCAGCGCAATGCGATGAAGGTGTGGGAATCGGACGGCCAGCTCTCGCTGCTCGAACTGCTCAAGGCCGACGAGGAAGTGACTGCCGCCCTCAGCGCGCAGGAGATCGAGGACAAGTTCAACCTCGACTATCACTTCAAGCACGTCGACACGATCTTCGCGCGCGTCTTCGCCGACTGA
- the trpB gene encoding tryptophan synthase subunit beta, with translation MTAQTPVNSFRNQPDEHGHFGQFGGRYVAETLMPLILDLEKEYRKAQADPAFWAEFDALMKDFVGRPSPLYYAPRMTDHFRAQAPAGKGPKIYFKREELNHTGAHKINNCIGQILLAIRMGKTKIIAETGAGQHGVATATVAARFGLPCKIFMGAKDIERQKPNVFRMKLLGAEVISCESGSQSLKDSMNDALRYWVANVHDTFYIIGTAAGPHPYPELVRDFQSIIGKETREQMMAKEGRLPDMLVAPVGGGSNAIGLFHPFLDDPDVAMTGIEAGGHGVDTDKHAASLTGGKPGILHGNKTYLLQDEDGQITEAHSISAGLDYPGLGPEHSWLHESGRVNYVPINDDQALEAFQLCCELEGIIPALESAHALAALPQLTAEMDEDKLLVVNVSGRGDKDIFTVAQALGVEL, from the coding sequence ATGACCGCGCAAACGCCTGTGAACAGTTTCCGCAACCAGCCTGACGAGCATGGCCACTTCGGCCAGTTCGGCGGGCGCTACGTCGCCGAAACGCTGATGCCGCTGATCCTCGATCTCGAAAAGGAATACCGCAAGGCACAGGCAGACCCGGCGTTCTGGGCGGAATTCGATGCGCTGATGAAGGACTTCGTCGGCCGCCCGAGCCCGCTCTATTACGCCCCGCGCATGACGGACCATTTCCGCGCGCAGGCACCGGCCGGAAAAGGCCCGAAAATCTACTTCAAGCGCGAAGAGCTGAACCACACCGGCGCGCACAAGATCAACAACTGCATCGGCCAGATCCTGCTGGCGATCCGCATGGGCAAGACGAAGATCATCGCCGAAACCGGCGCCGGCCAGCACGGCGTCGCCACGGCCACCGTCGCCGCGCGCTTCGGCCTGCCCTGCAAGATCTTCATGGGCGCCAAGGATATCGAGCGCCAGAAGCCCAACGTCTTCCGCATGAAGCTGCTCGGCGCCGAAGTGATCAGCTGCGAAAGCGGCTCTCAGTCGCTCAAGGACTCGATGAACGACGCGCTGCGCTACTGGGTCGCGAACGTGCATGACACGTTCTACATCATCGGCACGGCGGCAGGCCCGCACCCCTACCCGGAACTGGTCCGCGATTTCCAGTCGATCATCGGCAAGGAAACGCGCGAACAGATGATGGCAAAGGAAGGCCGCCTGCCCGACATGCTGGTGGCCCCGGTCGGCGGCGGCTCGAACGCGATCGGGCTGTTCCACCCCTTCCTCGACGATCCGGACGTCGCGATGACCGGCATCGAGGCAGGCGGCCACGGCGTCGATACCGACAAGCACGCCGCCTCGCTCACCGGCGGCAAGCCCGGCATTCTCCACGGCAACAAGACCTACCTGCTGCAGGACGAGGACGGCCAGATCACCGAGGCGCACTCGATCTCGGCAGGGCTCGACTATCCGGGCCTCGGGCCGGAGCACTCGTGGCTGCACGAATCGGGCCGGGTGAACTACGTGCCGATCAACGACGATCAGGCGCTGGAAGCCTTCCAGCTGTGCTGCGAGCTGGAAGGGATCATCCCCGCTCTCGAAAGCGCCCACGCCCTCGCCGCACTGCCGCAGCTGACGGCGGAAATGGACGAGGACAAGCTGCTCGTCGTCAACGTCTCGGGCCGCGGCGACAAGGATATCTTCACCGTAGCGCAAGCGCTGGGCGTGGAGTTGTGA